In Brassica napus cultivar Da-Ae chromosome C2, Da-Ae, whole genome shotgun sequence, the sequence ttgtacagaggacatgtggcaaaatcacttcgcaagtatagtctaggggattccTTTCTCATAATAACTAACGTTTCGGAAATTGTATTTTGTTGATATTTTTACCCAACCACACATTTTCAGTTCAAAATTTTACTTTTCCTTCAAAATTGTGTAGTTTAAACTGCACTTTCGCTTCAAAATTGTGTAGTTTAAACTGCATAGTGAAAATGATCTATGTTTTACATTAAATGTTTTgaattaatttctaaatttctaatttttttcaaagataatttaaaaatcattcaaCTAATCATAGGAAAAATGCAAAATCTATTTGGTTACATAGTTTTCagtaaaattaaaactaacatataaaatatcaaaatattgtatatattaatataaaaaaccttctaaaacataatatagtATGAAACATAAAGAGTATAATAGAATGTATTTTATAGTCAATTTGGAAACTAGCAGTATAACTTTGTTTTCATAAAAACTCCTGGCCGATAATCAGATTCCACATATGTGTATTTAGCTAGTTATTCCAAACGACATCTTCAATTTCGAATATCCAATATGTGGTTAGCTATACTTCTAGCGACTAAACAAATAACCatgtttaattataataaacaaGAACTATATGAAAAAACATTTCAGAATCAATCCTACGATTTTCGACAAAAGAGAAATTAACATGCAATTTTctcattttaaaaacaattgatGAATGATGTAAAACTTAAAAGGttctatttttttggtaaaagaggACTTTTTTTAGCAACGGTAAAAGAGGATATAAACACGGAATTGACCGCAACAAAACACAAACCCAGTGGATTAATGATAGAGACATTAGATGAAGAGATAGAAAGGActaatgatataaattttaaacgtTTTAGACTTTAAGAATAGAGTAGGACAAAGCAAATTAGACAATAGACTGCGAGCCAAAACATCAcgatatcttaaaataaaataaaaatactattttcaaaTCTCTATATCCCAATGTGTAGATACGTGTTATGGATCATCCATGAGGACAATTGAAATGATAAACGCAGTACAACACGCTCATGTATTAGGTATGCTGAACTCTCTAGGCATGTAATTATATTTCTAGCCCTCTTCTCATTATACCAGATTTTAAGGATTAACTTACCTAAccaaaacatttattaaaagCCATTCTGTTGATGTATGTCTTTTTAACTGCTTTCTCCATTTCAAAGGCTGCAATGAGCAGTTGCAATTGAATTATGCTGGTATGAATAGACCTTACCCCACCTGTCCTCTGTCAAATAAAACCTCCGATAAAAAAAGTATTCAAAAGTCATTGTAAAAATGGAATTTTATAAGTAGAAAGGGTGAGAAATTGACAAAAGATAATAAATGGGATTGCTTGGAATCGTGGCAATGTTGGTTGCACACTGCACATAGCACATTGTTACATAATAGAGGTAATGTTGCATGTGGCCCCTTCTTCCTAAAGCTCCTTTATTAACTCTTTTGTCTCTTAATTTTCAAATTGGATATTCTCATAAAGATCAGCAATGTAGAAGTATATTACTTGCCTTTTTTCAACACAGAACAGTAACGGTATTAGCAAAGAAGTAAATAATATCGAATGCTTGAATCAGCTCTATGAGATGACATGAAACTTGGTCAATGTAATAACTTTTCTTGTTTATTGGTTTCACAGTAAAAGTAACGTTAATTCATTTGTCTGTTTGTTTGTCTGTCAACCCCAtgtaaaacaaaatctaaagccaataaaacaaaataaataaaacattataaataaataaataaataaaagtaaagacAGACTACAGAAGActggatataaaaataatttcagaaGACAACTAAAAAAACAGTAGAATtttgtaaaaagtaaaaaaagatgCAGAAGAGTAGATAAGCcaactttattttaatttttcacttaCCCAACTGAATTTTTCTTATAACATacacttcctctctctctctctctctctctctctctctctctctctctctcacctaGACTCTCCCCTCTCCTACCACTAGACTTTAAGACTCTCAGTGTTGAGTAATGTAAAATAACCATCTGgccattttataaattaaatatctcTCTATCTATTTAGGTTATTTAAAGTAGAGATCTAAAGTTCAAACTCATTCACCACTCTACAGCCATGGACTACGTAAGCTCCTTctctttcttattcttcttctggATACATTATATTTGAACTTTATCTTTCTTTATGACTCAGGAATACGGAGGAGAGTACTGCAGGAGGGGACACGTGCCGGCGTTTGGGGGTTGGGACTGGAACGACGCCGTACCATTCACTCAGTGCTTCGAGACAGCAACAACTCAGCAGCCTTCTTATCTCCACCACTACCCTCCTTACCCTCAAGACCGTGATCTTTACCTCGCTGGCGATCTTTACGACAACCACCACCTTGTCGCTCCCGCCGTCATCCTCCTCCCTCGACGCCGGGTACTTACTTTCAAATTCAACACTCCTCCTGGACgcattgatttatatgttcctGGGATATTGTTTATTCTCAGGCTAAGGTGGGCCAGGAGCCGAAAAGAACCACCTCCAAGGAGCATCACAACTTCAAGAAGGATGCGCGTGTGTCTAACGCGCCGAGGAGCTGTCCAACACCGGTGGTGAAGCCGAGGACGGCGAGGCCTAAACCCGTGGATGAAGACTTGTACAAGGTGTCTCCTCGACTTCTCTCCCTCGAATCCACAAAGGTACGTagcttttttttaacattttaattagCTTTAATTCATCGAGTTTTGTTAaggttaatgtattttaaatgtTGATAATTTAAACTGCAGAAAAGGGGAGGAGGGTTTGGGTGCATTTCAAGATGTTTTTTGCCGACACGGGTGCTTTGAAGCCACAAGCGTGACAGATTGCGAGTGAGACAACACTCTGgagtatgttttaaaaataccgTATGGTTTTGAAGTTGTGTATGTATATTTATGCGTAGGGAAAAAAGAATATGAATTCTAAACGATAAGCTTTATATGCTTCGAGGAAAACGAGCCATATTGTGTTAcgtataatatgttttttttttttaatgaggcTTCTTGTTTTGCaactttttcattatttttttcgaAGTATGTCCAAGTTTGTACTGTTTTGGTAGTGTAACTGTTGGATTTGGTGAGAGATTTGGGATGTGAAAGGAGTTaaaaggctgaggaaggagggGGAATGTTGAATAGAATAGCTTAGCTTCGTCATCTACATAAAGTTTGACTTGTGCCAGACTAGCTCTTAcctttttctcctttttgtgATTTGGAGGAGCTCCTCCAACTCTACTAAATCTGCCAAAATTAACAAAGCTTAACCAACAACTCAAAACCTAATTCGATTAGAGACTCTGCCTTTATCTTTAAAGAAGCAAAGATTGactctttttgaaattttagtctCAACTCTCAAGCATGTCCAGATTCTCAATATCAATCaggatttataaattttaaaagaggAAAAGGTGTTTATAACCATAAGTCCTCCGATCAAAGATGACTAGGACTTTACtcggtctttttttttttgataaaccgTGGGTTTCCGGCGACCGAGGTCAACCGACTATTCCCACGAGGCCCATGGCACTCCACGTATTCTTGGGATTTAACCCTAGCCCGGGTGGCCAATGCACATCGAACCCGCGTGTTCCGtattggggatttttatctccCCTCAAGACCATTTGGCCAGCGACGCTGGTTGACTTTACTCTGTCTTTACCAAAAGGAATATGAAACAGAGCAAAACGAATTTTAATAAAGCCTGAAACTTTCTTATATCAACTTAAATCCGAAAACAACATAAGATTCATGAAGTCCGATCTTTTTAAGTTGATAGACACTGCAAAAAGCTCGTCTAAACGAAGAGGATTCCGCTAGCCGGAAGGTATTAGATCGGACAAGCCGAATATGTATATCTGATCAAaagatcagaaacaaaaaaaacaaaagatttttCTTATCTCTTCATTTTTTCCATGTGAATGATCCGAAAGAGAGAACATGGAGAGATAAAGAAttacaaaaagtttttttttttaatattataaatcagTATTTACTTTTAGAGAATTATAGATATTATAACTTACCATTATCAAACCTTATTTTTGCTTaatcttattttgatttttaattttagtttatatttgtaCCGTCCAATATATCCATAATAAGAATATCCaaacaaatatgattttttttatgtttaagattattactactatttatttttgactaaaGACTGTTATTACTACTATTTCCAATTTATCTTTTATACATCGAAATAATAAATTacttagaattttaaaatattttaattatcttGTAAATATTGAAACTTCGAAATTGTATTCGTTACTAGGGTCGGTCCTTGTTATGTGCGGAATATGCTTTgatgtatataattatattattatacatttttattacgtgtgttttttttttgtcatctgttgGATTAATATTGAAACTTGAACAAAAGTTACATCAAGCCGGCAAGACAAAGATTTTTCCGGAGCCAGTAGCCAGCATAGTAAACAATACTATCTGGAGCCAAAgatgaaaatatagaaaacaacaCATAAACTAGAAGACACAGACCATAAAGGCAGATGACTACAAACATCTAGACGAGACTCAAACCCATTCATACAAGAAACAAACCGGACTATTAGCTAATAGATAACTGTTGCTGTAGACtgcgcctcctcctcctctgcgCCTGTACTCCACTAACCTCCTTCAATTCCAACTTAAACTTGCCATTGGACTTTGAAAGGACTCACTACGCGCCTTCTACGCGCCTCCACACCACAGCAAGGCCACCCAAGCCTTACTTAACACGATTCTTCTCCATACAGCCAGTAACCATTAGCCAACCACCACAGGCCATAGATCTGACAAGATCGATGTCTGTTGCGTCCAGATCTGAATCTCTTCACTTCAATCCGAAGACATGAAGCTTCTATTCAGATTTGAGACCATCTAAACTAAAAGAGCATAAAACTAGAAGGAACATGCAACCACCTTCTCAAGGAACCAACGGCGAGATGCCGCGGCCGGAGAAGGTGAAAAGACGACgactctgctttttttttttcactcgctctgcccttttttttctttctattacgtgtgttttatgtttgcatttgcaagagaaatgtataataatgtttattattttttaagaatgttTGGGCATGGGATGAACTAactcttgtatttttttttgtcatcaatatAAACAGATTTATATTGACTCTATAAACCAAACGGATGACTCCGCATCTATGTAAATGACGTAAGACTGTTGACTCCTGACACTGCATGTTAGACTATCCGTCTTTAAATTTTGCGTCTGTGGTACATAAATGATCATTGAGCTGAAGAAACTTTCTTTTAatatcttgatatcttccaaataaatCTTGTATCATGTTATTGTTTGTTTAGTTTGGTTCGTTTGGTTAACATTTGGAAGTAATAACTGGATAAATGTTTTTTGTtgcttttttaaattatgtacaCGAATAGGTAACTGAGAAACGATTACTGGAGTAGGAAGTTGATGTGTTGTTACCGTGTTTATACTATAGCAAAATtgcttattttatataatactgGTTAATTTTTTGTGTGCATAATAAGGAAAGTCATTATCGTTGTGACATGAGACAATTCGACATAGATAAGCAATGGCcagattatatttttctaaaatttagtgGCTTTAAAGtgtattcttatttttatttattttattttttggaaaaaaaagaaatttgttaaaaaaataaagaagtgtGTCCTTTATTACTGGactttttaagataaaaaaacataagtcTCTAAATTGacttgtatttatttttaacgtTGTTTGGGCTAACTGGAATGAAGTTTTtagtatttcatatttttaccAGTAAATTATTAAGGCTTTTGGCGGTGGGATAATAGGTTAACAACTTTAGACTTTTTGTAATGTGTTTTGtgttataaatattaacttgTAGGTCAAGATAACATGAAATTTCAAACTTTATTTGTCATAAAGATTTATCTTCTAATACTATGTACAGAGTTTTGCTTTAAAAGTGTCTTTTAAGTTAGAAATAAATCGTGTTAGCAAAGATTGATTGGTGGTGGCTCTAATTTAGTTAGTCGGTGACTTATTTTCCGTCGGCTGCAGAAGACAAAAAGGTTTGTATAACTGGGTTAACAGCATTTGGAGATCAAGCTTTGATTCAAATCTTTACGCTTTtctaaaattgtaaataattaattttgtgaaaatatttataaatgaattaGGGAGGGAATGACTTCGTTggagtttttttaaataaaattttaaatatatttttatggttATCTTGTTCAACACAACCCCATACAGGCAGTTTAGAGATGAGTTGATTTGACATTTTACGTAGAACCAGATAATAAGTAGTGTCGATGCGCGATGTAAGttcttataataatgtttatttattaaatgattttaacattttgtaacattacaatttttatcgattataaaatggtgaatacaaatgttggtttcttaaatatatcatcattgttgaagagttaacgtattacatttcattttagttatttttaagacttcatatgcacaaaaaaaattacgttttgggGCTGatacaaatcaccaaaaccaaataggcaacatcgattgtataatgacgaaaggTGATTAGGTTTTcttctctctatttttttactattgactttccataagtgattttattttctatatctATAGAATTGTGTTTTCGTTCTtatctttgtttcattgatatgaatTAAGTTTCTCTTTTAACTTCTTTTATGAATTCAGTGAATTACAcaagtgtcaattaaaaaaaaaagacatctgtaaaaattagtttcactccatatacatatctaagaatcaaaattttgaaaaaaagatcacggcaaactatattaacaggtaagtgttcaaatctaatatatcaagctgttaaAGAATATAAGTgtagactcgaaatataaatgtttgtctagtaatattcaccagctcggtctaaaaatcatctaattagaacaacaaaacaaattaattatttcaccAATTCgggtaatatctgaatccgaacgggtaatatccgaacccgtatggatatccgaagataaccaaacatatgtatacttaactctatatttctagtttatttctctcattttattcaaaatatttatattaatgattcttattgctcaaaattagataatatacatataattatggacaaaatcatttgctactcacttaaaatacatatcaagttcttgtttcttgcattaacaaaagttgcatctaaaatttcaaaacaacggctaaattagtgtctttctatatttaaagttttatctccaaacctattaatagtttaatattttaatttcttttttaagaaaacagttaagttaagttaaaatatattttaaatacaaaaaacttaaacaatggataatttatttattttttcttcaaaatttaaatatccgaacccggcCCAAAATATCagaacccgaacataaaataccgAACCCAACTCGAAGTGTAGAAAAACCTGAACGAGTTCTAaacctttatactgaaatatccGATACAACCCCGAACGTGGAttcgaacgcccacccctatgatatatgatcatttgtatcttgcttgaacacaaaaaaaaagttaaacaattgatcacaaaaattttaatgtgggacttttagcttttttagtaatttatagtcgttttctaaaattcaaaatagaacatataagaaaaaatttaattgtttttattatatgcttaatgtgattgtttaattacttttaatagtataaaattaaacaaaaaaaagaggttataatttttttttatcaaatatgtattattcataatcattaattgtcatatatatattaataatattaggtaattaagtagcttttatttaaggaaaaaaaaatattcatttgtacactattaattaatttgatagttagtttaataaaaagcatagtatatgtttatatggaccaaattatttttctaataattctaagaatcattctcgtgatgacacgtggctacgaaaacaCGTTGTAATGCTTtaggattaatatatagaggatttTTTTAGAAGAATGCTAGATCAGCCCTAAGTTTTGGTGTATATTTGTGTTACATAATCTGAGTATCATGTACGCTGCAattttgatttggatatatatatatatatatatatttactatttttaatcattgtaaggaaatttttatttatatatttaaataggtTATTAAATAACTCTTATTTATCTtagatatttaatattaaactatttattattttagtattaaaattccatattttttttaataaaaaaataggcgaaatttaaatatatatatacataccattgttttaaaaaaagaactaatgTAGAAGTCAAAAATTGAAGGACAATTCTTTCGAATAgacctttttaagtttttatcacaaaaatagcactcaaaaaataaaatgaccaaaataacactttttttgttttgaaaattttaatatttattttttattttttaaaatttgaaatcatatcccCAAAACCCTACCTTTTAACTCTAAATcgtaagtctagattagttaacccttgggtataaattcatatttaccctttaataaaacttattttgataattttcttccttgagttttatttttgtgaaaataaactaaaaatagacTATTTAAGAGAATTTCTCAAAATTGAATATAGTCTATCATGCGGAAGGGAATGAAAAATAATGCGGAGTCTAATCtatatgaaaataaagataACTAATTCTATTATCTTTATTGCTAATGTAGCGCCTATAGGGGTACTTTATTGCCAATAAAACTCAAGCTATATCATAAAATCAATTCTTAATCTGTTTTAAGTAGAAGCATGACTGACAATTTGGTTCAATATTGTTACGGACTTACAGTGACATGTAATAGTACTTTTTATTTCTCAATAAGTAGTCATATAAACAGAAACAGaaagtcttttgttttttttttttttttttttttgttaaccgaGGATCCTAGGCCGGGGGCCAGACATACCTCGAGGCCCGCAGCAGCCACGTCATTTCCACCCCAGAAGTAGCAGGGTGGACCCGGGTGACCCGGCGTAGGGGTATATCTGAGGGGGAGGTTCGAATTCGCGGCCCTTAGGACCATTGCGAGCCGCCTCATACCACTCGACCACCAACTTCGGGTTAAGAAACAGAAAGTCTTGTAACGATAATACCATGAAGATTCTCCTCCAGCGTTCGTCCACTTTTGTTGTGGTTCCTCTCAAGCCAAGCAAGTCTAAGTACGTTTGGCCGATATCTCCCTCACCTCTGCATAACATGATTATGCCGTATAGATAGATGCCATCCGCGTACGAACCTTCTGCTGAGACTGTCAGTGTCTGGAGTTTCAGTTTCCTGTATATTTGTGGGTTTTGTGCTGCCAATCCAAGAATTGGGGTCGATGCCATTGCGTTACGTACATCGGTTCGAGATAGCTCCTGAATCTCGGACATGGGTTTATCGTTGCGTTTGTTAAGGTCCAAGTCCAACATTATGTTGTGAGGCTTGGACGTTTTGATATTATAT encodes:
- the BNACNNG59930D gene encoding uncharacterized protein BNACNNG59930D isoform X1, which codes for MDYEYGGEYCRRGHVPAFGGWDWNDAVPFTQCFETATTQQPSYLHHYPPYPQDRDLYLAGDLYDNHHLVAPAVILLPRRRAKVGQEPKRTTSKEHHNFKKDARVSNAPRSCPTPVVKPRTARPKPVDEDLYKVSPRLLSLESTKKRGGGFGCISRCFLPTRVL
- the BNACNNG59930D gene encoding uncharacterized protein BNACNNG59930D isoform X2, which translates into the protein MTQEYGGEYCRRGHVPAFGGWDWNDAVPFTQCFETATTQQPSYLHHYPPYPQDRDLYLAGDLYDNHHLVAPAVILLPRRRAKVGQEPKRTTSKEHHNFKKDARVSNAPRSCPTPVVKPRTARPKPVDEDLYKVSPRLLSLESTKKRGGGFGCISRCFLPTRVL